A region from the Pseudonocardia petroleophila genome encodes:
- the dnaG gene encoding DNA primase — MAGRIRDSDITEVRDRTRIDEVIGDYVALRRAGAGSLKGLCPFHDEKSPSFNVRPTHGTFHCFGCGEGGSVFDFVMKIEVVGFAEAVERLADRIGFRLTYTGGGASVQRDKGTRSRLLEANKRAAEFYAAQLQTPEAAKGVEFLTSRGFDAAAAATFGCGWAPAGWDTLTKHLLAAGFSVDELVKAGLSKEGRRGPIDRFHRRLLWPIRDLGGEVVGFGARRIFDDDGIDAKYLNTSDSPVYKKTNVLFGLDLAKREIAKRRQVVVVEGYTDVMAMHLAGVTTAVASCGTAFGTEHIAVIRRLIGDDSFDLGEVIYTFDGDAAGQAAALKAFEGEQSYTGQTYVTIAPDGQDPCELRQTHGDTAVRDLVARREPLYEFVIRSMLREHDLETAEGQTAALRRAVPLVARIKREDLRDEYARRLAGWTGWPDEFAVVRRVREEAGVPPDKVRGRREVPAPPPRNDPRLHLQREALKAALQLPAIAGPAYDELPEQVFSHPALAGVHRAVQAAGGVCAGLEGPTWLEAVSVECVPEVRPLVHELAVEPLQMPRRGMEEARYVGSVVAGVKLALVEAQVAELKGRLQRTNPLEDADAYHQLFGDLVPLEQYRIALREQASR, encoded by the coding sequence GTGGCGGGACGCATCAGGGATTCGGACATCACCGAGGTCCGCGACCGCACCCGCATCGACGAGGTGATCGGCGACTACGTGGCCCTGCGGCGCGCGGGCGCAGGGTCGCTCAAGGGCCTGTGTCCCTTCCACGACGAGAAGTCGCCGAGCTTCAACGTCCGTCCCACGCACGGCACGTTCCACTGCTTCGGCTGCGGCGAGGGCGGCAGCGTCTTCGACTTCGTGATGAAGATCGAGGTCGTCGGGTTCGCGGAGGCCGTGGAGCGCCTCGCCGACCGCATCGGGTTCCGGCTCACCTACACCGGCGGCGGGGCGTCGGTGCAGCGCGACAAGGGCACCCGGTCGCGGCTGCTGGAGGCCAACAAGCGGGCCGCGGAGTTCTACGCCGCGCAGCTGCAGACGCCCGAGGCCGCGAAGGGCGTCGAGTTCCTCACCTCCCGCGGGTTCGACGCGGCGGCCGCGGCCACGTTCGGCTGCGGCTGGGCCCCCGCCGGCTGGGACACCCTCACCAAGCACCTGCTCGCCGCCGGGTTCTCCGTCGACGAGCTGGTCAAGGCCGGGCTGTCCAAGGAGGGCCGCCGCGGGCCGATCGACCGGTTCCACCGCCGGCTGCTGTGGCCGATCCGCGACCTCGGGGGCGAGGTCGTCGGGTTCGGGGCGCGGCGGATCTTCGACGACGACGGCATCGACGCCAAGTACCTCAACACCTCCGACTCGCCGGTCTACAAGAAGACCAACGTGCTGTTCGGCCTCGACCTGGCCAAGCGCGAGATCGCCAAGCGCCGCCAGGTGGTGGTGGTGGAGGGCTACACCGACGTCATGGCGATGCACCTCGCCGGCGTCACCACCGCGGTGGCGTCCTGCGGCACCGCGTTCGGCACCGAGCACATCGCGGTGATCCGCCGGCTGATCGGCGACGACTCGTTCGACCTGGGCGAGGTGATCTACACCTTCGACGGCGACGCGGCCGGGCAGGCCGCCGCGCTCAAGGCGTTCGAGGGGGAGCAGAGCTACACCGGCCAGACCTATGTCACGATCGCCCCCGACGGCCAGGACCCGTGCGAGCTGCGCCAGACCCACGGCGACACCGCGGTCCGCGACCTCGTGGCGCGGCGCGAACCGCTCTACGAGTTCGTCATCCGCTCGATGCTGCGCGAGCACGACCTGGAGACCGCCGAGGGCCAGACCGCGGCCCTGCGCCGCGCGGTGCCGCTGGTCGCGCGGATCAAGCGCGAGGACCTCCGCGACGAGTACGCGCGCCGCCTCGCCGGCTGGACCGGCTGGCCCGACGAGTTCGCCGTCGTGCGGCGGGTGCGCGAGGAGGCCGGCGTGCCGCCGGACAAGGTGCGCGGGCGCCGGGAGGTCCCGGCCCCGCCGCCGCGCAACGACCCCCGCCTGCACCTGCAGCGCGAGGCGCTCAAGGCCGCCCTGCAGCTGCCCGCGATCGCCGGCCCCGCCTACGACGAGCTGCCCGAGCAGGTGTTCAGCCACCCGGCGCTGGCCGGGGTGCACCGCGCGGTGCAGGCCGCGGGCGGCGTCTGCGCCGGGCTGGAGGGCCCGACGTGGCTGGAGGCCGTCAGCGTGGAGTGCGTGCCGGAGGTGCGGCCGCTGGTGCACGAGCTGGCCGTCGAGCCGCTGCAGATGCCGCGGCGCGGGATGGAGGAGGCGCGGTACGTGGGGAGCGTGGTGGCCGGGGTGAAGCTGGCGCTGGTCGAGGCCCAGGTGGCCGAGCTGAAGGGTCGGCTGCAGCGCACCAACCCGCTGGAGGACGCCGACGCCTACCACCAGCTCTTCGGCGACCTGGTGCCGCTGGAGCAGTACCGGATCGCGCTGCGTGAGCAGGCGTCCCGATGA
- a CDS encoding GNAT family N-acetyltransferase produces the protein MRVTVHESVAAFDAAAGPLYAADPVRHTLAHTVLDRLRDRPDRAALLVTVARAGETVGALLQEVRRPAVASALPPGLAAAVAERAGTDLPAVNGEVPQAEAFAAAYTARTGRGSEVAMRMRLFRLVALTPPPRVPGCARVAGPADVDLVARWQAAFGAEAIRSLGPPADARPGVVESMERGGGHLLWEVDGRPVAYAAARRPVGPMSRVGPVYTPPEHRGHGYGSAVTAAATAWAQDAGAREVVLFTDLANPVSNAIYPRIGYRPVLDALELTFTERA, from the coding sequence ATGCGGGTCACCGTCCACGAGTCGGTCGCGGCGTTCGACGCCGCGGCCGGTCCGCTCTACGCCGCCGACCCGGTCCGGCACACGCTCGCCCACACCGTGCTGGACCGGCTCCGCGACCGGCCCGACCGCGCCGCCCTGCTGGTGACGGTCGCCCGGGCCGGGGAGACGGTCGGCGCGCTGCTGCAGGAGGTCCGGCGGCCCGCGGTGGCCTCCGCGCTGCCCCCGGGGCTCGCCGCCGCGGTGGCGGAGCGGGCAGGCACCGACCTGCCCGCCGTCAACGGGGAGGTGCCGCAGGCGGAGGCGTTCGCGGCCGCGTACACCGCCCGGACCGGCCGGGGCAGCGAGGTCGCGATGCGGATGCGGCTGTTCCGGCTGGTCGCGCTCACGCCGCCGCCGCGGGTGCCGGGGTGCGCGCGCGTCGCGGGGCCGGCCGACGTCGACCTCGTGGCGCGGTGGCAGGCGGCGTTCGGGGCGGAGGCGATCCGGTCGCTCGGCCCGCCGGCCGACGCGCGGCCGGGCGTCGTCGAGTCGATGGAGCGGGGCGGGGGGCACCTGCTGTGGGAGGTCGACGGCCGCCCCGTCGCCTACGCCGCCGCGCGCCGACCGGTCGGTCCGATGTCGCGGGTCGGGCCCGTCTACACCCCACCGGAGCACCGCGGGCACGGCTACGGCTCGGCCGTCACGGCCGCGGCCACGGCGTGGGCGCAGGACGCGGGGGCCCGCGAGGTGGTGCTGTTCACCGACCTGGCCAACCCGGTCAGCAACGCGATCTACCCCCGGATCGGCTACCGCCCCGTGCTGGACGCCCTGGAGCTGACCTTCACCGAACGCGCCTAG